The DNA region CAGTTCGAGGCGAAGATCCGCCAGCAGATGCGCGACGACCGGCCGCTCAAGAGGGAGGGCACCGTCGACGACGTCGCCGAGGCGGCTCTCTACTTCGCGACGGACCGGTCGCGTTACGTGACCGGCACCGTGCTGCCGATCGATGGCGGCACCGTCGCCGGCAAAGTCCTCGTCCGCAGGTCCGCGAAGTCCGACGCACCGACTCCGGGATGATTCTTTAAATCAGTCGCTTGACTTAGCCAGTGTGACCGGGTTCACTGAAGGGGTGACCACAGCCCGCAGCGTGCGCGCCGATCGCGCCACCGGTACGCAAGAGGCGATCCTGAAGGCAGCTGAGCGTCTCTACGCGGAACACGGTGTGTTTGCCGTGTCGAACAGGCAGGTCAGTGAAGCGGCGGGGCAGGGCAACAACGCGGCCGTCGGATACCACTTCGGTACCAAGACCGATCTGGTGCGTGCGATCGAGCACAAGCATCGACTGCCGATCGAGGAGCTCCGGGAACGGCGCATCGCCGACATCGGCGACTCGACACAGATGCGGGACTGGGTCGCCGCGCTGGTCTGTCCGTTGACCGATCACCTTGCCGCGCTGGGCAATCCGACGTGGTACGCGCGCTTCGCCGCGCAGGTGATGACTGATCCCGCCTATCACAACATCGTCGTCAAAGACGCGTTGTCGTCACCGTCGCTGGTCCGGGTGCTCGACGGGATCAACACCTGCCTCCCGGATCTTCCCGTCGATGTCCGGATCGAGCGCAACATCATGGGACGCAACCTGCTGATGCACAGCTGCGCCGATCGCGAACGGCTGCTGGCACAGGGGTCTCCGGTCGCCCGGACGTCATGGCAGGCCGCCGCGTCGGGCCTGATCGACGCCATCGTCGGACTCTGGCACGCCCCCGTCACGGTGTTGCCCTGACATGAAGGTCACCGTCGACCAGGACAAGTGCGTGTCCTCCGGAATGTGCGTGATGAACGCCGGTGACGTGTTCGATCAGCGCGACGACGACGGCGTGGTGGTGCTGTTGGTCGACGAGCCCGGACCAGCCCACGCCGAGGAAACCCGCAAGGCCGCGGCCGCCTGCCCGGCCCTGGCCATCCAGATCGAGGAATGACGGAGAAGACATGACAGACACCCTTGCCGCCGAACATGTTTCGGCCGACGTCCCCGAGTACCCGATGGAGCGGGAAGCCCGCTGCCCGTTCTCGCCGCCGCTGCCGATGCTCGAGATGGGGGAGAGCCGGCCGCTGTCGCGGGTACGGATCTGGAACGGCGCCACACCCTGGCTGATCACCGGCCACGAGGTGGCGAAGACACTGTTCGCCGATCCCAGGGTCAGTGTCGACGACCGTCGCGAGGGTTTTCCGCACTGGAACGAGCACATGCTCTCCACGGTGAACAAGCGCCCCCGGTCGGTCTTCACCGCCGATGCCGAGG from Mycobacterium sp. DL includes:
- a CDS encoding helix-turn-helix domain-containing protein — translated: MTTARSVRADRATGTQEAILKAAERLYAEHGVFAVSNRQVSEAAGQGNNAAVGYHFGTKTDLVRAIEHKHRLPIEELRERRIADIGDSTQMRDWVAALVCPLTDHLAALGNPTWYARFAAQVMTDPAYHNIVVKDALSSPSLVRVLDGINTCLPDLPVDVRIERNIMGRNLLMHSCADRERLLAQGSPVARTSWQAAASGLIDAIVGLWHAPVTVLP
- a CDS encoding ferredoxin → MKVTVDQDKCVSSGMCVMNAGDVFDQRDDDGVVVLLVDEPGPAHAEETRKAAAACPALAIQIEE